The proteins below are encoded in one region of Syntrophotalea carbinolica DSM 2380:
- a CDS encoding chemotaxis protein CheW — translation MENTARDNEGLGVVEEDTQKDKYLTFSLAEEVYAIDICYVIEIIGILKITKVPDMPPFIKGVINLRGKVIPVMDVRARFGLPARDYDERTCVVVVNVADNAMGLVVDHVNEVMDIPAGQVEPSPAANGHGGGKYVKGIGKIDDEVKILLEVECLVK, via the coding sequence ATGGAGAATACTGCACGCGATAATGAAGGGCTGGGGGTTGTCGAGGAAGATACCCAGAAGGACAAGTATCTTACTTTTTCTCTGGCGGAAGAAGTATATGCCATAGATATTTGCTATGTCATTGAAATCATAGGCATACTTAAGATAACCAAGGTTCCGGATATGCCACCCTTTATCAAGGGCGTGATCAATTTGCGCGGCAAGGTCATCCCGGTGATGGATGTCCGGGCCCGCTTCGGTCTGCCGGCCCGCGATTACGATGAACGTACCTGTGTGGTTGTCGTCAATGTTGCCGATAACGCCATGGGGTTGGTGGTCGATCATGTCAACGAGGTTATGGATATTCCCGCCGGCCAGGTTGAACCGTCCCCGGCCGCCAATGGTCACGGAGGTGGGAAATATGTCAAAGGTATCGGGAAAATAGACGATGAGGTGAAAATCCTGCTTGAGGTGGAGTGTCTGGTGAAATGA
- the tsaA gene encoding tRNA (N6-threonylcarbamoyladenosine(37)-N6)-methyltransferase TrmO, producing the protein MNMSMHPIGFIRSCFPEKFGIPRQAGLVSEARATLELRPPYDTPEAVRGLEGFSHVWLIFVFHAHLASGWKPTVRPPRLGGNKRLGVFATRSPFRPNPIGLSAVALEGIVTEGGHTVLHLRGADLLDGTPVLDIKPYVPYADALPDAQGGFASERPQQTVQVDFTPETLAYCQKMQNSGYPHLEQLIRQVLTNDPRPAYQATKPGKHAFGMRLLDFELQWQAEQNRMTVTSLKKATE; encoded by the coding sequence ATGAACATGTCTATGCACCCCATCGGATTTATACGCTCCTGCTTCCCTGAAAAATTCGGAATACCTCGTCAAGCGGGACTGGTTTCCGAAGCACGCGCCACTCTGGAACTGCGCCCCCCATACGACACCCCCGAGGCCGTCAGAGGATTAGAGGGCTTTTCCCACGTATGGCTGATTTTTGTGTTCCACGCCCATCTGGCCAGTGGCTGGAAACCGACGGTGCGCCCACCGCGTCTGGGTGGCAATAAAAGGCTGGGGGTTTTTGCCACCCGATCGCCCTTCCGCCCCAACCCCATCGGCCTGTCAGCGGTTGCCCTGGAAGGTATCGTCACAGAAGGGGGCCACACTGTTCTGCACCTGCGAGGAGCCGATCTGCTCGACGGCACCCCTGTACTCGACATCAAGCCTTATGTGCCCTATGCCGATGCTCTGCCCGATGCACAAGGAGGCTTCGCCAGCGAACGTCCGCAACAGACGGTGCAGGTCGACTTTACCCCCGAAACGCTGGCATACTGCCAAAAAATGCAGAATTCGGGGTACCCCCATCTGGAGCAATTGATCCGTCAAGTACTGACAAACGACCCGCGGCCCGCCTACCAGGCCACCAAGCCCGGCAAACACGCATTCGGCATGCGGTTGCTCGACTTCGAGTTGCAATGGCAGGCCGAACAAAACCGCATGACGGTTACATCTTTAAAAAAAGCCACAGAATAA
- a CDS encoding methyl-accepting chemotaxis protein, with translation MMKLNLRGKLLLPSFSVILLGMALTGWLSFGAAKSALEDLIQAQITQVSSGLGTQVDGFVEEVTGAVTMMSKRQVTLDLFAQRGGGSLNATAGANKALRQMFDDLDRFYLVAVTGADGTVVAASDSTVVGHMDLSQRQYFREAMTGRTAISNVIRDKSNGKPTFVVAVPVVVEGRTVGICLGSVDLERFNKNYIDPIQIGKLGYAYMVDGRGTFIAHPVAENILDKGISEYTWGKNLLGNERGVQKYQWLGKEKMVAYQRVGKTGWVVAAGAEMADIFAPVAHIRNLTIMVTLLTLLAVGAVIYMIARSIVNALQLGVLFAEDITAGDVSRRLDLDRDDEIGVLTTALDRMADGLENKAGLAEQIASGNLAVDVTLASDRDRLGKALVTMTDSLNDLVSQVQSAGEQIAAGSGQVADSSQSLSQGATESASSLEEVTASMVELGSQTRFNADNATKANQLAAHARDAAEKGNQQMAQMVTAMEDINASGQNISKIIKVIDEIAFQTNLLALNAAVEAARAGQHGKGFAVVAEEVRSLAARSATAARETADLIEGSVGKTQNGKHIADETATALKGIVDGVSTVTDLISEIAAASNEQAAGIEQINQGLGQIDQVTQQNTANAEESAAAAEELAGQADQMRIMLARFTVRQAGGQMVVQASPKALPEIKKSSKPEEQPALPAPSAKTKPEEVIALDDSDFGKY, from the coding sequence GCACTGGAGGATCTTATCCAGGCGCAAATCACCCAGGTTTCGTCCGGTTTGGGGACACAGGTCGACGGCTTTGTGGAAGAGGTCACCGGCGCCGTGACCATGATGAGCAAACGTCAGGTCACACTCGATCTGTTTGCTCAGCGCGGCGGTGGTTCTTTAAATGCAACCGCCGGCGCAAACAAAGCGCTGCGGCAGATGTTCGATGATCTGGATCGCTTTTATTTGGTGGCGGTAACCGGAGCCGACGGGACCGTGGTCGCAGCTTCGGATTCGACTGTGGTCGGACATATGGATCTGTCGCAGCGTCAGTATTTTCGGGAGGCCATGACCGGACGGACCGCCATTTCCAATGTGATTCGGGATAAATCGAATGGCAAACCGACCTTCGTGGTTGCGGTGCCGGTCGTTGTCGAGGGCCGTACCGTCGGCATCTGTCTCGGTTCCGTAGATCTGGAACGATTTAACAAGAACTATATCGACCCGATTCAAATCGGTAAGCTTGGCTATGCCTACATGGTGGATGGAAGGGGCACCTTTATCGCGCACCCCGTAGCGGAAAATATCCTGGACAAAGGCATTTCCGAATATACGTGGGGTAAGAACCTGCTGGGCAACGAGCGGGGTGTGCAAAAGTATCAGTGGCTGGGCAAAGAAAAAATGGTGGCGTACCAGCGGGTGGGGAAAACCGGCTGGGTCGTGGCGGCCGGTGCCGAAATGGCCGATATCTTCGCTCCTGTCGCGCACATCCGTAATCTCACCATCATGGTGACTCTATTGACTTTGCTGGCCGTGGGTGCGGTTATTTATATGATCGCACGTTCCATTGTCAATGCGCTGCAGCTTGGCGTCCTTTTTGCCGAAGATATTACAGCCGGCGATGTCTCCCGGCGGCTTGACCTGGATCGCGATGACGAAATCGGTGTACTGACCACGGCTCTTGATCGCATGGCCGATGGTCTGGAAAATAAGGCCGGTCTGGCCGAACAGATCGCTTCGGGCAATCTGGCCGTCGATGTGACGTTGGCCTCGGATCGCGATCGCCTCGGCAAGGCGCTGGTGACCATGACCGACAGTCTAAACGACCTGGTATCCCAGGTTCAGTCGGCCGGCGAACAGATCGCTGCCGGCTCGGGGCAGGTCGCCGACAGCAGCCAGAGTTTATCCCAGGGGGCGACAGAGTCGGCGTCCTCCCTTGAAGAGGTCACGGCTTCCATGGTCGAGCTCGGTTCTCAAACCCGGTTCAATGCCGACAATGCGACCAAAGCCAATCAACTCGCGGCCCATGCCCGAGATGCCGCGGAAAAAGGCAATCAGCAAATGGCGCAGATGGTGACCGCCATGGAAGACATCAATGCTTCCGGACAGAATATTTCCAAGATTATCAAGGTGATCGACGAAATCGCTTTTCAAACCAATCTGTTGGCGCTCAATGCAGCTGTCGAGGCGGCACGTGCCGGTCAGCACGGTAAAGGTTTTGCCGTGGTCGCCGAGGAAGTACGCAGTCTGGCGGCTCGCAGTGCCACAGCTGCCCGAGAGACCGCAGATCTGATTGAAGGTTCGGTGGGCAAGACACAAAACGGCAAACATATCGCCGACGAAACGGCGACTGCCTTGAAGGGGATCGTCGACGGGGTTTCCACGGTCACCGACCTGATTAGCGAGATTGCCGCGGCTTCCAATGAACAGGCCGCCGGTATCGAACAGATAAATCAGGGATTGGGGCAGATCGATCAGGTGACCCAGCAGAATACCGCCAATGCCGAGGAGAGTGCGGCTGCCGCCGAAGAGTTGGCCGGCCAGGCGGACCAGATGCGCATCATGCTTGCCCGCTTTACCGTTCGGCAGGCAGGTGGCCAGATGGTTGTGCAAGCTTCTCCCAAGGCGCTGCCTGAAATCAAGAAAAGCTCCAAACCTGAGGAACAACCGGCGTTGCCGGCCCCTTCTGCCAAAACCAAGCCCGAAGAGGTGATCGCTCTGGATGATAGTGACTTCGGGAAATATTGA